A region of Pyxidicoccus parkwaysis DNA encodes the following proteins:
- a CDS encoding chloride channel protein: MTLSRGARALAQWLLLGGGVGVVCGVASAVFLYLLEEATHFRESHERLVYALPLAGLVLGAVYGRWGGPVRGGNNLVLDAVHEGDAQVPLRMAPMVLAGTVLTHLFGGSAGREGTAVQMGGSLADVLARRLGVGPDARREMLAAGIAGGFGSVFGTPIAGTIFGLEVVVVGRLGYESLVPALVAAVVGDLVTRGLGIHHTVYPVPAALPLTPWVLAKWLVFAVAVAVVAVVFVELTHWLKKVSEKHVPWMPVRMALGGAAVVALWKLLGTSAYLGLGVPEILRAFVDPALPVSAFAWKLVFTALTLGVGFLGGEVTPLFFIGAALGNVLARLLGLPIDLGAAVGLAALFAAAANTPLALSIMAVELLGASVLPHVVIVSTVAYLLTGHRGIYPAQRIARLKHGGPLLQRVVPLRELPGEDTAPPGPPRGPGEH; this comes from the coding sequence GTGACTCTCTCGCGTGGTGCCCGAGCCCTGGCGCAGTGGCTGTTGCTGGGGGGTGGAGTGGGCGTGGTGTGCGGCGTGGCCTCGGCGGTGTTCCTGTACCTGCTCGAGGAGGCCACGCACTTCCGCGAGTCGCACGAGAGGCTCGTGTATGCGCTGCCACTGGCGGGGCTGGTGCTGGGCGCGGTGTACGGGCGGTGGGGCGGGCCCGTGCGCGGGGGCAACAACCTGGTGCTGGACGCGGTGCACGAGGGCGACGCGCAGGTGCCGCTGCGCATGGCGCCCATGGTGCTGGCGGGCACGGTGCTGACGCACCTGTTCGGAGGCAGCGCGGGCCGCGAGGGCACGGCGGTGCAGATGGGCGGCAGCCTCGCGGACGTGCTGGCGCGGCGCCTCGGCGTGGGGCCGGATGCGCGGCGGGAGATGCTGGCGGCGGGAATCGCGGGCGGGTTCGGCTCGGTGTTCGGCACGCCGATAGCGGGCACAATCTTCGGCCTCGAAGTCGTGGTGGTGGGCCGCCTGGGCTACGAGTCGCTCGTGCCCGCGCTGGTGGCGGCGGTGGTCGGTGATTTGGTGACACGGGGGCTGGGCATCCACCACACGGTGTATCCGGTGCCGGCGGCGCTGCCGCTGACGCCGTGGGTGCTGGCGAAGTGGCTGGTGTTCGCGGTGGCGGTGGCGGTGGTGGCGGTAGTCTTCGTTGAGCTCACGCACTGGCTGAAGAAGGTGTCCGAGAAGCACGTGCCGTGGATGCCGGTGCGGATGGCACTGGGCGGCGCGGCGGTGGTGGCGCTGTGGAAGCTGTTGGGCACGAGCGCGTACCTGGGGCTCGGTGTGCCGGAAATCCTGCGGGCCTTCGTCGACCCGGCGCTGCCCGTGTCTGCCTTCGCGTGGAAGCTGGTGTTCACCGCGCTGACGCTGGGCGTGGGGTTCCTCGGCGGCGAGGTGACGCCGCTGTTCTTCATCGGCGCGGCGCTGGGCAACGTGCTGGCGAGGCTGCTCGGGTTGCCGATTGATTTGGGCGCGGCGGTGGGGCTCGCGGCGCTGTTCGCCGCGGCGGCCAACACGCCGTTGGCGCTGTCCATCATGGCGGTGGAGCTGCTGGGCGCGAGCGTGCTGCCTCACGTGGTGATTGTCTCCACGGTGGCGTACCTGCTCACGGGCCACCGGGGCATCTATCCCGCGCAACGGATTGCGAGGCTGAAGCACGGCGGCCCGCTGCTTCAACGCGTGGTGCCGCTGCGCGAACTGCCCGGCGAGGACACCGCGCCCCCCGGGCCACCACGCGGGCCCGGGGAGCACTGA
- a CDS encoding SWIM zinc finger family protein, translating into MTTATRHPVELRYATASDVEATPESSRVLLSLEGSRGTVGVRGRVRDSALFRDALAATFGILASDLRYRGKDRTAYLAYLMKQGKRASAQIWEAQKAFLDNALEGEEKKDAVLDPVLTVDPDSVSLEVFSRDESAYARLSFDNALFDGREAAHGSTFLDVPPELPARLDRLRTYVPVSLEAHVALPARPSQPTREPRNVEVPHAWLRGFLQVQSAATLPASTCKLAPVDLYNLLFALRTRKAKKAPRALRFELVPGAAPRLVVEPWELVLEAHGGTYTGSAPAVVRTFGRQRLAALARLLPHARSVQVQLLGPGLPVFWVIDMGAATLTLGLTGWTESGWSSAAAFDALMPRAVPDGLAEKLRNRLRAEGPLSFETLVANAGAPKESVRAALQLECLRGRVLYDVARSEYRPRELMPTPVDEAVIRYGSEREARAHRLLEGAGEVKLTKVHEVVGEGTRIHGEVVDREAVRSFFPSFMLDVEGRLREANCGCPHHRRSGVREGPCEHLLALRLAYSRRRAEEEALRQTPEGRKLIRAETRSYVRRDAESGLETVYRVSLDGQVVAVEWGPRTGESRHQRLWFDSDAEARGAYFSRLEKLAAEGYIDAASALV; encoded by the coding sequence GTGACGACCGCCACCCGTCATCCCGTCGAGCTGCGCTACGCCACCGCGAGCGACGTGGAGGCCACGCCGGAGTCCTCGCGCGTGCTGCTCTCCCTGGAGGGCTCGCGCGGCACCGTGGGCGTGCGCGGCCGCGTCCGTGACTCCGCCCTCTTCCGCGACGCGCTCGCCGCGACGTTCGGCATCCTCGCCTCCGACTTGCGCTACCGGGGCAAGGACCGCACCGCGTACCTCGCGTACCTCATGAAGCAGGGCAAGCGCGCCAGCGCGCAAATCTGGGAGGCGCAGAAGGCCTTCCTCGACAACGCGCTGGAGGGCGAGGAGAAGAAGGACGCCGTCCTGGACCCGGTCCTCACCGTGGACCCGGACAGCGTGTCGCTCGAGGTCTTCTCCCGCGACGAGAGCGCCTACGCGCGCCTGTCCTTCGACAACGCCCTCTTCGACGGCCGCGAGGCCGCGCACGGCTCCACCTTCCTGGACGTGCCGCCGGAATTGCCTGCGCGCCTTGACAGGCTGCGCACCTACGTGCCCGTCTCGCTGGAGGCCCACGTCGCCCTGCCCGCGCGCCCGTCACAGCCCACGCGCGAGCCGCGCAACGTGGAGGTGCCGCACGCGTGGCTGCGCGGCTTCCTCCAGGTGCAGTCCGCCGCCACGCTGCCGGCGAGCACCTGCAAGCTCGCGCCGGTGGACCTCTACAACCTCCTCTTCGCGCTGCGCACCCGCAAGGCGAAGAAGGCCCCGCGCGCGCTGCGCTTCGAGCTCGTCCCCGGCGCCGCGCCCCGGCTGGTGGTGGAGCCGTGGGAGTTGGTGCTGGAGGCCCACGGCGGCACGTACACGGGCAGCGCCCCCGCGGTGGTGCGCACCTTCGGCCGCCAGCGCCTCGCCGCGCTCGCGCGCCTGTTGCCGCATGCGCGCTCGGTGCAGGTGCAGCTGTTGGGCCCCGGCCTGCCGGTGTTCTGGGTCATCGACATGGGCGCGGCCACGCTGACGCTCGGCCTCACGGGCTGGACGGAGAGCGGCTGGTCCTCGGCCGCGGCCTTCGACGCCCTCATGCCCCGCGCGGTGCCGGACGGCCTCGCGGAGAAGCTGCGCAACCGCCTGCGCGCGGAAGGGCCTCTCTCCTTCGAGACGCTCGTCGCCAACGCCGGAGCGCCGAAAGAATCCGTGCGCGCCGCGCTCCAATTGGAGTGCCTGCGCGGCCGCGTCCTCTACGACGTGGCCCGGAGCGAGTACCGCCCCCGCGAGCTGATGCCCACCCCGGTGGACGAGGCCGTCATCCGCTACGGCAGCGAGCGCGAGGCGCGCGCCCACCGCCTGCTCGAAGGCGCGGGCGAGGTGAAGCTCACCAAGGTGCACGAAGTCGTGGGCGAGGGCACCCGCATCCACGGCGAGGTGGTGGACCGCGAGGCCGTGCGCAGCTTCTTCCCCAGCTTCATGCTGGACGTGGAGGGCCGCCTGCGCGAGGCCAACTGCGGCTGCCCGCACCACCGCCGCTCCGGCGTGCGCGAGGGCCCCTGCGAGCACCTGCTCGCGCTGCGCCTGGCCTACTCGCGCCGCCGCGCGGAGGAAGAGGCGCTGCGTCAGACGCCGGAGGGCCGCAAGCTCATCCGCGCCGAGACGCGCTCCTACGTGCGCCGCGACGCGGAGAGTGGCCTCGAAACCGTGTACCGCGTGTCCCTGGACGGGCAGGTGGTGGCGGTGGAGTGGGGCCCGCGCACCGGCGAGTCGCGTCATCAGCGGCTCTGGTTCGACTCGGATGCGGAGGCGCGGGGAGCCTATTTCTCGCGCCTGGAGAAGTTGGCGGCTGAAGGCTACATCGACGCCGCCTCCGCCTTGGTGTAA
- a CDS encoding reverse transcriptase family protein — protein sequence MTARLESFVPAASPQAVSTPTPQAPAANAVSQREARRAAHEALLARAKAIEESGGADSWVQGQLVSRGLAVSDLDFSRASEKEKNAWKEKKKAEAAECRALERQAHEAWKATHVAHLGAGVHWEEDGGADKFDIAAREERAKANGLPEIGSAEALAKALGLSVSKLRWFAFHREVDTGTHYVSWKIPKRDGGSRTITSPKPELKEAQRWVLSNVVERLPVHGAAHGFIAGRSILTNALAHAGADVVVKVDVKDFFPSVTWRRVKGLLRKGGVQENTATLLALMATEAPREAVQFRNKLLYVAKGPRALPQGAPTSPGITNALCLRLDKRLSALSKRLGFTYTRYADDLTFSWTKAKQPKAKRTQRPPVAVLLSRVQTVVEDEGFRLHPDKTRVARRGTRQRVTGLVVNEVAEGKPEARVPRDVVRRLRAAIHNREKGKPGREGETLDQLKGMAAFIHMTDAAKGRAFMAQLAKLEAKEQSPAA from the coding sequence ATGACCGCCAGGCTGGAGTCGTTCGTCCCCGCAGCGTCGCCCCAGGCCGTTTCCACTCCCACGCCGCAGGCCCCCGCCGCCAACGCCGTCTCCCAACGCGAGGCCCGCCGCGCCGCCCACGAGGCGCTGCTCGCTCGCGCCAAGGCGATTGAAGAGTCCGGCGGCGCCGACTCCTGGGTGCAGGGGCAGCTCGTCTCGCGAGGGCTCGCCGTAAGCGACCTCGACTTCTCCCGCGCCTCCGAGAAGGAGAAGAACGCCTGGAAGGAGAAGAAGAAGGCCGAGGCCGCCGAGTGCCGAGCCCTGGAGCGCCAGGCCCACGAGGCGTGGAAGGCCACGCACGTCGCCCACCTGGGCGCGGGCGTGCACTGGGAGGAGGACGGCGGCGCGGACAAGTTCGACATCGCGGCCCGCGAGGAGCGCGCGAAGGCGAACGGCCTGCCGGAAATCGGCTCGGCGGAGGCGCTGGCGAAGGCGCTGGGGCTGAGCGTGTCCAAGCTGCGCTGGTTCGCGTTCCACCGCGAGGTGGACACGGGCACGCACTACGTGAGCTGGAAGATTCCGAAGCGCGACGGCGGCTCGCGGACGATTACGTCCCCCAAGCCGGAGCTGAAGGAAGCACAGCGCTGGGTGCTGTCCAACGTGGTGGAGCGGCTGCCGGTGCATGGCGCGGCGCACGGCTTCATCGCGGGGCGCTCCATCCTCACCAACGCGCTGGCCCACGCGGGCGCGGACGTGGTGGTGAAGGTAGACGTGAAGGACTTCTTCCCCTCCGTGACGTGGCGGCGGGTGAAGGGCCTGTTGCGCAAGGGCGGAGTGCAGGAGAACACGGCCACGCTGCTCGCGCTGATGGCCACCGAGGCGCCGCGCGAGGCGGTGCAGTTCCGCAACAAGCTGCTCTACGTGGCGAAGGGTCCGCGCGCGCTGCCGCAGGGTGCGCCGACGTCGCCGGGAATCACGAATGCGCTGTGCCTGCGCCTGGACAAGCGGCTGTCGGCGCTCTCGAAGCGGCTGGGCTTCACGTACACGCGCTATGCGGATGACCTGACGTTCTCCTGGACGAAGGCGAAGCAGCCCAAGGCGAAGCGGACGCAGCGGCCGCCGGTGGCGGTGCTGCTGTCGCGAGTGCAGACCGTGGTGGAGGACGAGGGCTTCCGCCTGCATCCGGACAAGACGCGAGTGGCACGCCGGGGCACGCGTCAGCGGGTGACGGGGCTGGTGGTGAACGAGGTGGCGGAAGGCAAGCCCGAGGCGCGAGTCCCGCGAGACGTGGTGCGCCGGCTGCGCGCGGCCATCCACAACCGCGAGAAGGGCAAGCCGGGCCGCGAGGGCGAGACGCTGGACCAGCTCAAGGGCATGGCCGCCTTCATCCACATGACGGACGCTGCGAAGGGCCGCGCCTTCATGGCGCAGTTGGCGAAGCTGGAGGCGAAGGAGCAGTCCCCGGCGGCGTAG
- the lnt gene encoding apolipoprotein N-acyltransferase: MLALFSGLRMPWTLLGWVALVPWLALVDRARTRREALWLGLALSVVFSAAVFGWFAGAVQAYSQAPLWVCWVALLLMAPVVQLQFPLAALARYDARRVLGMGWWGDSRPDIRVLMENGTRASAGGSARGSDALRAGAGVRLAWLPPVVTALAYVASEWFAPKLFADTLGLGLVTQEWMRQGADLAGAPGLTLLLLLGNECVLAAFQALRNPERRHRAVIPLGIGAALVLALTGYGAFRYSQVTQATRREPGFVVGAVQANITNYEKLKAERGTYDVVRMILDTHYEMSDALLRSAPVDFLVWPETVYPTTFGTPRSEAGAELDAEIAGYVAQRGVPLVFGTYDLDGEREFNAAMFLGPDARGERLEHTAYRKTMLFPLTEWVPDAIDTPMLREWLPWTGRWKRGPGPKAVSFRLRDGRSLTVAPLICYESIFPSYVADSVRKGAELLLTLSNDSWFSGTPAPRLHLAHAAFRSIETRRPQVRVTNSGVSALIDATGTVLAEVDDNQRSGLVMRVPTTAPLSSLALAWGNWLGPVAAVLTFVLVTGAHLYRRRAWL, encoded by the coding sequence ATGCTGGCGCTGTTCTCCGGGCTGCGCATGCCGTGGACGCTGCTGGGCTGGGTGGCGCTGGTGCCATGGCTCGCACTGGTGGACAGGGCGCGCACGCGGCGCGAGGCGTTGTGGCTGGGATTGGCGCTGAGCGTGGTGTTCTCGGCGGCGGTGTTTGGTTGGTTCGCGGGAGCGGTGCAGGCGTACTCGCAGGCGCCGCTCTGGGTGTGCTGGGTGGCGCTGCTGCTGATGGCTCCCGTGGTGCAGCTCCAGTTCCCGCTCGCGGCGCTCGCCCGGTATGACGCCCGGCGCGTGCTGGGGATGGGGTGGTGGGGCGACTCCAGGCCGGACATCCGCGTGCTGATGGAGAACGGCACCCGGGCGAGTGCTGGGGGCTCTGCTCGAGGGAGTGATGCTCTCAGGGCGGGCGCGGGCGTGCGGCTGGCCTGGCTGCCTCCCGTGGTTACGGCGCTCGCGTATGTGGCTTCGGAGTGGTTCGCGCCGAAGCTCTTCGCTGACACGTTGGGTCTCGGCCTCGTCACCCAGGAGTGGATGCGGCAGGGCGCGGACCTCGCGGGGGCTCCCGGGCTCACGTTGCTGCTGCTGCTCGGCAACGAGTGCGTGCTCGCGGCGTTTCAGGCATTGCGCAACCCCGAGCGGCGCCATCGCGCGGTGATTCCCCTGGGCATTGGCGCGGCGCTGGTGCTCGCGCTGACGGGCTACGGCGCGTTTCGCTACTCGCAGGTGACGCAGGCGACGCGGCGCGAGCCGGGGTTCGTGGTGGGCGCGGTGCAGGCCAACATCACCAACTACGAGAAGCTCAAGGCCGAGCGCGGCACGTACGACGTGGTGCGGATGATTCTCGACACGCACTACGAGATGTCGGACGCGCTGCTGCGCTCCGCTCCCGTGGACTTCCTCGTGTGGCCGGAGACGGTGTACCCGACCACCTTCGGCACACCTCGCAGCGAGGCGGGCGCGGAGCTGGATGCGGAGATCGCCGGCTATGTCGCCCAGCGCGGCGTGCCGCTCGTCTTCGGAACGTATGACCTCGACGGCGAGCGCGAGTTCAACGCCGCCATGTTCCTGGGCCCGGATGCTCGCGGCGAGCGGCTGGAGCACACCGCGTATCGCAAGACGATGCTCTTCCCGCTGACGGAGTGGGTGCCCGACGCCATCGACACGCCCATGCTGCGCGAGTGGCTGCCGTGGACCGGACGCTGGAAGCGCGGCCCCGGACCGAAGGCCGTGAGCTTCCGACTGCGCGACGGACGCTCGCTCACCGTCGCTCCGCTCATCTGCTACGAGTCCATCTTCCCCTCGTATGTCGCGGACAGCGTGCGCAAGGGCGCGGAGCTCCTGCTCACGTTGAGCAATGACTCGTGGTTCTCCGGCACTCCCGCGCCCCGGCTGCATCTGGCGCACGCGGCGTTCCGCAGCATCGAGACGCGGCGGCCGCAGGTGCGTGTGACGAACTCGGGCGTGTCCGCGCTCATCGACGCGACGGGCACGGTGCTGGCCGAGGTCGATGACAACCAGCGCTCCGGGCTGGTGATGCGCGTGCCCACCACCGCGCCGCTGTCGTCGCTTGCGCTCGCATGGGGGAACTGGCTTGGGCCGGTGGCCGCAGTGCTGACCTTCGTGTTGGTCACGGGCGCGCACCTCTACCGGCGCCGGGCGTGGCTCTAG
- a CDS encoding alpha/beta hydrolase — protein sequence MKWRWLVGGVLALGLLGTLAVFGRAWRHSEAYFHYAKSKAVKPADFADAQDVKLVTADGLVLRGWYVPSRNRAAVVMAHGLSQTRADLLPEARILKDAGYGVLLFDLRAHGESEGATSTWGDKERMDVRAALDFVRARPDVDPRKVGALGFSIGSAAVAEVAAKDSGVRAVVLLSPFNTLWLAAAYDFRRFGFVSQSGALMPFWRRGIAIDEVRTIDAVEHIRPRPLLIVMGTGESGQPLADELFAKVREYAQTWRIQGAGHGGFSTVEPVEYPRRLREFMDAALLPKGAVSDGASSGTGNGVQPAPSAPRP from the coding sequence ATGAAGTGGCGGTGGCTGGTGGGTGGAGTGCTCGCGCTGGGGTTGCTCGGGACCCTGGCTGTGTTTGGCAGGGCGTGGCGGCACTCGGAGGCGTACTTCCACTACGCGAAGTCGAAGGCCGTGAAGCCTGCGGATTTCGCGGATGCTCAGGATGTGAAGCTGGTGACGGCGGATGGGCTGGTTTTGCGGGGCTGGTATGTGCCCTCTCGCAACCGCGCTGCCGTGGTCATGGCGCATGGGTTGTCACAGACTCGCGCGGACCTGCTGCCGGAGGCTCGCATCCTGAAGGACGCAGGCTATGGCGTGCTGCTCTTCGACCTACGCGCGCATGGCGAGAGCGAGGGCGCGACGTCCACGTGGGGGGACAAGGAGCGGATGGACGTGCGGGCCGCGCTGGACTTCGTGCGGGCGCGGCCAGACGTGGACCCGCGGAAGGTGGGGGCGCTCGGCTTCTCGATTGGCTCCGCGGCGGTGGCGGAGGTGGCGGCGAAGGATTCGGGCGTGCGCGCGGTGGTGCTGCTGTCTCCGTTCAACACGCTGTGGCTGGCGGCGGCGTATGACTTCCGGCGCTTCGGCTTCGTGTCGCAGTCCGGTGCGCTGATGCCGTTCTGGCGGCGGGGCATTGCGATTGACGAGGTGCGGACGATTGATGCGGTGGAGCACATCCGTCCGCGTCCGTTGCTCATCGTGATGGGAACGGGGGAGTCAGGGCAGCCGCTCGCGGATGAGTTGTTCGCGAAGGTCCGCGAGTACGCGCAGACGTGGCGGATTCAGGGCGCGGGGCACGGCGGTTTCTCCACCGTGGAGCCCGTGGAGTATCCGCGTCGGTTGCGGGAGTTCATGGACGCGGCGTTGCTGCCGAAGGGCGCGGTCAGCGACGGCGCGTCTTCTGGGACTGGGAATGGCGTGCAGCCCGCGCCTTCTGCACCGAGGCCTTGA
- a CDS encoding SGNH/GDSL hydrolase family protein, whose translation MSFRRSGMSFVAMCAAFTVGGSAMASTINQNTSWTIDRSTSTTKYRVVAYGDSIYAGYNGGIGSVGRRAAPVVQGEYLAQLWNTDMEVIRRTKSGAKADDIYNNKIVSERSYMQATNTRVVMFEMCGNDYLQARSAFTDQTGTCSYAGLESALAACASYTEKAMQAINQYATTAKVKIVSNIYYPGFNADNVLTGCTDSATGQKVNKRAKFLPLLARSNWKTCSLAEQYGFKCADSFAEMMGAEYDSNGDGQIDSEALRYRSGESESAYVTRITSTLVGTLRDANTHFVSSGTSYDYIQSDDTHPTYLGSTISVSIFSGSGSGTGAPQYTDSQVVGGKNPDYNKNGHDKMGWESSKFNPATP comes from the coding sequence ATGTCCTTCCGTCGCAGCGGGATGTCCTTTGTTGCCATGTGCGCGGCCTTCACGGTCGGTGGTAGCGCGATGGCGAGCACCATCAACCAGAACACGTCGTGGACCATCGACCGGTCCACCTCCACGACGAAGTACCGCGTGGTGGCGTACGGCGACTCCATCTACGCCGGCTACAACGGCGGCATCGGCAGCGTGGGTCGTCGCGCCGCGCCGGTGGTGCAGGGCGAGTACCTGGCGCAGCTGTGGAACACGGACATGGAGGTCATCCGCCGCACCAAGTCGGGCGCGAAGGCGGACGACATCTACAACAACAAGATTGTGTCCGAGCGTTCGTACATGCAGGCGACGAACACGCGCGTCGTGATGTTCGAGATGTGTGGCAACGACTACCTGCAGGCGCGCAGCGCCTTCACGGACCAGACGGGCACCTGTAGCTACGCCGGCCTGGAGAGCGCGCTGGCGGCGTGCGCCTCGTACACGGAGAAGGCCATGCAGGCCATCAACCAGTACGCGACGACGGCCAAGGTGAAGATTGTCTCCAACATCTACTACCCGGGCTTCAACGCGGACAACGTGCTGACGGGCTGCACGGACTCGGCGACGGGGCAGAAGGTGAACAAGCGGGCCAAGTTCCTGCCGCTGCTGGCGCGCAGCAACTGGAAGACGTGCAGCCTGGCGGAGCAGTACGGCTTCAAGTGCGCGGACTCGTTCGCGGAGATGATGGGCGCGGAATACGACTCGAACGGCGACGGGCAGATTGACTCGGAGGCCCTCCGCTACCGCTCGGGCGAGTCGGAGAGCGCGTACGTCACCCGCATCACCTCCACGCTGGTCGGCACGCTGCGCGATGCGAACACGCACTTCGTCAGCTCGGGCACCAGCTACGACTACATCCAGTCGGACGACACGCACCCGACCTACCTGGGCAGCACCATCAGCGTGAGCATCTTCTCGGGCTCGGGCTCCGGCACGGGCGCGCCGCAGTACACCGACAGCCAGGTCGTCGGTGGCAAGAACCCCGACTACAACAAGAACGGCCACGACAAGATGGGCTGGGAGTCCTCCAAGTTCAACCCGGCCACGCCGTGA
- a CDS encoding GMC family oxidoreductase — MNFDAVVVGSGACGGWAAKQLTEAGLRVLVLEAGRSESADKMLWTWHRLRQKVLRYRTETDERRKERQPIQSTTFAWPFHPHAFVDDVDNPYTTPDEQPFTWIRARQVGGRTSVKAHGRQFYRLSDFNFKAGSRDGHGPDWPLSLADLAPHYETVERWMGIRGNADGLDTLPDSVFTESIPMTPAEQRLKDAVERRWPERRVVVRRTASAPVTLPAALKTGRLTLRTHAVASQVLYDEKTGRATGVAYVDAETGKTYEAHGRIVVLAAGTIESTRLLLHSRSSAFPDGLANTSGQLGRNLMDHTYLLGLEARMNLPAEHQRAEQSWAYIPQFRNVSESAHDFARGYGVQVFTFGDQCHFVPFGEMVPSGDNRVTLSTTVKDRWGIPAAHIDCKHSDNDVKMSRDAVATCQEMMKEAGFTVEKVNDTLSTPGMAIHEVGTARMGSDRKTSVLNPYNQSWDVPNLFVTDGSCFVSQGPQNPTLTMMALTVRACDYMVGELKSGRL; from the coding sequence ATGAATTTCGATGCGGTGGTGGTGGGTTCGGGCGCGTGCGGTGGCTGGGCAGCCAAGCAACTGACGGAAGCGGGACTGCGCGTCCTCGTCCTCGAAGCCGGCCGCAGCGAGAGCGCGGACAAGATGCTCTGGACGTGGCACCGGCTCCGCCAGAAGGTGCTGCGCTACCGCACCGAGACGGATGAGCGCCGCAAGGAGCGCCAGCCCATCCAGTCCACCACCTTCGCGTGGCCCTTCCATCCGCACGCGTTCGTGGACGACGTGGACAACCCCTACACCACGCCGGACGAGCAGCCCTTCACCTGGATTCGCGCGCGGCAGGTGGGCGGGCGCACCTCGGTGAAGGCGCACGGCCGTCAGTTCTACCGGCTGTCCGACTTCAACTTCAAAGCCGGCAGCCGCGACGGACACGGGCCGGACTGGCCGCTGTCACTCGCGGACCTCGCGCCGCACTACGAGACGGTGGAGCGGTGGATGGGCATTCGCGGCAACGCGGACGGGCTCGACACCCTGCCCGACTCCGTCTTCACCGAGTCCATTCCGATGACTCCCGCGGAGCAGCGCCTGAAGGATGCCGTGGAGCGCCGCTGGCCCGAGCGCCGCGTCGTCGTCCGCCGCACCGCCAGCGCGCCCGTCACCCTACCCGCCGCCCTGAAGACGGGCCGCCTCACGCTGCGCACGCACGCGGTGGCGAGCCAGGTCCTCTACGACGAGAAGACGGGCCGGGCCACCGGCGTCGCCTACGTCGACGCGGAGACGGGCAAGACGTACGAGGCCCACGGCCGCATCGTCGTCCTCGCGGCGGGCACGATTGAGTCCACGCGCCTGCTGCTCCACTCGCGCAGCAGCGCGTTCCCGGACGGGCTTGCGAATACGTCGGGGCAGCTCGGCCGCAATCTGATGGACCACACGTACCTGCTCGGCCTGGAGGCGCGGATGAACCTGCCCGCCGAGCACCAGCGCGCCGAGCAGAGCTGGGCGTACATTCCCCAGTTCCGCAACGTCAGCGAGTCCGCCCACGACTTCGCGCGAGGCTACGGCGTGCAGGTGTTCACCTTCGGGGACCAGTGCCACTTCGTCCCCTTCGGGGAGATGGTGCCCAGCGGCGACAACCGCGTGACGCTGAGCACAACGGTGAAGGACCGCTGGGGCATTCCGGCCGCGCACATCGACTGCAAGCACTCGGACAACGACGTGAAGATGTCGCGGGACGCGGTGGCCACCTGCCAGGAGATGATGAAGGAGGCGGGCTTCACGGTGGAGAAGGTGAACGACACGCTCTCCACGCCGGGCATGGCCATCCACGAAGTGGGCACCGCGCGGATGGGCTCGGACCGGAAGACGTCCGTGCTCAATCCGTACAACCAGAGCTGGGACGTGCCCAACCTCTTCGTCACGGACGGCTCGTGCTTCGTGTCGCAGGGGCCGCAGAACCCCACGCTGACGATGATGGCGCTCACCGTCCGCGCCTGCGACTACATGGTCGGCGAGCTCAAGTCCGGACGGCTGTAA